A genomic segment from Leptolyngbya boryana PCC 6306 encodes:
- a CDS encoding adenylosuccinate synthase: MANVVVIGAQWGDEGKGKITDLLSKSADVVVRYQGGVNAGHTVVVKDQTFKLHLIPSGILYPDTECIIGCGTVIDPKVLIQELDQLEALGITTQNLLISETAHVTMPYHRLIDKAAEEQRGNHKIGTTGRGIGPTYADKSERVGVRIVDLMNPEGFREQLAWTIAQKNTILEKLYDLPPLSADEVFEEYMGYADRLRPHVVDSSLKIYDAIRRKRNVLFEGAQGTLLDLDHGTYPYVTSSNPVSGGACVGTGIGPTVIDRVIGVAKAYTTRVGEGPFPTELHEEMGALLCDRGAEFGTTTGRQRRCGWFDAVIGRYAVRINGLDCLAITKLDVLDEMDEIKVCVAYEIDGQRCEDFPSNSRLFAQCKPIYETMPGWKRSTEACRSLDDLPKEALDYLKFLAELMDVPIAIVSLGAKRDQTIIVEDPIHGPKRALLYTNGTPQPANV, encoded by the coding sequence CATACGGTCGTTGTCAAGGATCAGACCTTTAAGCTTCATTTGATTCCGTCTGGAATTTTGTACCCGGATACGGAGTGTATTATCGGCTGTGGAACGGTTATCGACCCAAAGGTGCTGATTCAAGAGTTGGATCAGCTTGAGGCACTCGGCATTACGACTCAGAACTTACTGATTTCTGAGACGGCACATGTGACGATGCCTTATCACCGTTTGATCGATAAAGCCGCCGAAGAACAGCGCGGAAATCACAAAATTGGCACAACCGGACGCGGCATTGGACCGACCTATGCCGATAAATCTGAGCGCGTCGGCGTTCGGATCGTCGATTTGATGAATCCAGAAGGATTCCGTGAGCAGTTGGCTTGGACGATCGCCCAAAAGAACACCATTCTCGAAAAGCTCTATGATCTGCCCCCGCTGAGTGCAGACGAAGTGTTTGAAGAGTATATGGGCTATGCCGATCGCTTGCGTCCGCATGTTGTGGATAGCTCGCTAAAGATTTACGATGCGATTCGCCGCAAACGCAATGTCTTGTTTGAAGGCGCACAAGGCACGCTGCTCGATTTGGATCATGGAACCTATCCTTATGTCACGTCCTCGAATCCGGTATCCGGCGGGGCTTGTGTGGGGACAGGGATTGGGCCGACGGTGATCGATCGCGTCATTGGTGTCGCGAAAGCGTATACCACTCGGGTGGGCGAAGGTCCGTTCCCAACCGAGTTGCATGAAGAAATGGGCGCATTGTTGTGCGATCGTGGTGCTGAGTTTGGTACGACGACGGGGCGACAAAGACGCTGTGGCTGGTTTGATGCAGTGATTGGACGGTATGCCGTCCGCATCAATGGTCTGGACTGTCTAGCGATCACGAAGCTAGACGTTTTAGACGAAATGGATGAAATCAAAGTGTGTGTTGCCTACGAAATTGATGGGCAGCGCTGCGAAGATTTTCCCAGTAATTCGCGCTTGTTTGCTCAATGCAAGCCGATTTACGAAACGATGCCAGGATGGAAACGATCGACCGAAGCGTGTCGATCGCTCGATGATTTGCCGAAAGAAGCGCTGGATTATCTCAAGTTCCTGGCAGAATTAATGGATGTGCCGATCGCGATTGTTTCGTTAGGTGCAAAACGCGATCAAACGATCATTGTTGAAGATCCCATTCATGGACCGAAACGGGCGTTGTTGTATACCAACGGAACGCCCCAACCCGCAAACGTTTAG